In Rheinheimera sp. MM224, one DNA window encodes the following:
- the fusA gene encoding elongation factor G, with amino-acid sequence MSADLSLYRNIGIFAHVDAGKTTTTERILKLTGKIHKIGEVHEGESTTDFMVQEAERGITIQSAAVTCFWKGHRFNVIDTPGHVDFTVEVYRSLKVLDGGIGVFCGSGGVEPQSETNWRYANDAKVSRLIFVNKLDRIGADFIRVTEQVKNVLGAQPLIMTLPIGREETFVGVVDLLSEKAYVWDDSGKPENYEVMDIPADMADDVAMYREQLIETAVEQDDDLLMAYMEGEMPTVEQVKACIRKGTRELAFFPTYCGSAFKNKGMQLLLDAVVDYLPSPTEVNPQPLTDEEGAPNGQYAIVSADEPFRALAFKIMDDRFGALTFIRIYSGVLNKGDTLLNSFTGKTERIGRMVEMNANDRTDLTTAQAGDIIALVGLKNNTQTGHTLCDPKHECTLEPMIFPEPVISISVTPKDKGSVEKMGIAIGKMVSEDPTFRVETDVDSGETILKGMGELHLDIKVDILKRTYGVELVVGQPQVAYRETITREIEDSYTHKKQSGGSGQYGKIDYRIRPGAQASGFKFISSTVGGSVPKEFMPAIEKGFASMMSTGTLAGFPVLDVEVEVFDGGFHAVDSSAIAFEIAAKGAFRQSIPKAGAQLLEPIMKVDVFTPEDHVGDVIGDLNRRRGMISGQEAGVTGVRIKGDVPLSEMFGYISTLRTMTSGRGQFSMEFSHYAPCPQNVADAVIAKEKEKKAAAAKN; translated from the coding sequence ATGTCAGCAGATTTATCCTTATACAGAAACATTGGTATCTTCGCCCACGTTGATGCCGGCAAAACTACTACTACCGAGCGTATCCTGAAACTGACCGGTAAAATCCATAAGATAGGTGAAGTTCACGAAGGTGAATCGACCACTGACTTCATGGTACAAGAAGCTGAGCGTGGTATTACTATCCAGTCAGCAGCTGTAACCTGTTTCTGGAAAGGTCACCGTTTCAACGTAATCGATACACCAGGCCACGTTGACTTCACAGTTGAAGTATACCGTTCTCTGAAAGTATTAGACGGTGGTATCGGTGTATTCTGTGGTTCTGGTGGTGTTGAACCTCAGTCAGAAACTAACTGGCGTTATGCGAACGACGCGAAAGTATCTCGTCTGATCTTCGTTAACAAGTTAGACCGTATCGGTGCTGACTTCATCCGCGTGACAGAACAAGTTAAAAACGTACTGGGCGCTCAGCCACTGATCATGACGTTACCAATCGGCCGCGAAGAGACTTTCGTTGGTGTGGTTGACCTGCTGAGTGAAAAAGCTTACGTGTGGGATGATTCTGGCAAGCCAGAAAACTACGAAGTAATGGATATCCCAGCGGATATGGCTGACGACGTTGCTATGTACCGCGAACAGCTGATCGAAACTGCTGTTGAGCAGGACGACGATCTGTTAATGGCTTACATGGAAGGCGAAATGCCAACTGTGGAACAAGTTAAAGCCTGTATCCGTAAAGGTACACGTGAATTGGCATTCTTCCCAACTTACTGTGGTTCTGCCTTTAAAAACAAAGGTATGCAATTACTGTTAGATGCTGTTGTTGATTACTTACCATCTCCAACTGAAGTAAATCCACAGCCTCTGACTGACGAAGAAGGTGCTCCAAATGGCCAATACGCAATCGTATCTGCTGACGAGCCGTTCCGCGCATTAGCATTCAAAATCATGGACGACCGTTTCGGCGCCCTGACCTTTATCCGTATTTACTCTGGTGTACTGAACAAGGGTGATACTCTGCTGAACTCGTTCACAGGTAAAACTGAACGTATCGGCCGTATGGTTGAGATGAACGCGAACGATCGTACTGACCTGACGACTGCTCAGGCCGGTGACATCATCGCTTTAGTGGGTCTGAAGAACAACACTCAGACTGGCCACACTCTGTGTGATCCAAAACACGAATGTACTTTAGAACCAATGATCTTCCCAGAGCCAGTAATCTCTATCTCTGTAACACCAAAAGACAAAGGTTCTGTTGAGAAAATGGGTATCGCCATCGGTAAGATGGTGTCAGAAGATCCAACTTTCCGCGTAGAGACTGATGTTGATTCAGGCGAAACGATTCTGAAAGGTATGGGTGAACTGCACTTAGATATCAAAGTAGATATCCTGAAACGTACTTACGGTGTTGAGTTAGTTGTTGGTCAGCCACAGGTTGCTTACCGCGAAACTATTACTCGTGAAATTGAAGACAGCTACACGCACAAGAAACAATCTGGTGGTTCAGGTCAATACGGTAAAATCGACTACCGCATTCGTCCAGGTGCACAAGCTTCAGGCTTCAAGTTCATCTCTTCTACTGTTGGTGGTAGCGTTCCAAAAGAATTCATGCCAGCCATCGAGAAAGGTTTTGCTTCAATGATGAGCACTGGTACTTTAGCAGGCTTCCCGGTATTAGACGTTGAAGTTGAAGTATTCGACGGTGGTTTCCACGCAGTTGACTCTTCAGCCATCGCGTTCGAAATCGCAGCTAAAGGCGCTTTCCGTCAGTCTATTCCTAAAGCTGGCGCGCAACTGCTTGAGCCAATCATGAAAGTTGACGTCTTCACTCCTGAAGATCACGTAGGTGATGTAATCGGTGACTTAAACCGTCGTCGTGGCATGATCTCTGGTCAGGAAGCTGGCGTAACTGGCGTACGTATCAAAGGTGACGTGCCACTGTCTGAGATGTTCGGTTACATCTCTACACTGCGTACTATGACTTCTGGTCGTGGTCAGTTCTCTATGGAATTCTCTCACTACGCTCCATGTCCACAAAACGTGGCTGACGCTGTGATTGCAAAAGAGAAAGAAAAGAAAGCTGCCGCTGCTAAGAACTAA
- a CDS encoding YdeI/OmpD-associated family protein, translating into MTAPLFFDRPQAFRFWLELHAATASELLVGFHKVATDKACMSWSESVDEALCFGWIDGKRKRIDEHSYSIRFTPRKKSSIWSQINIDKMENLRAQGRMTAAGELAFSHRTEHKSAIYAHEQASVASLSAEELQIFQSNAAAWSFFVATPPGYQKVLLHWICSAKKAETRLSRLAKLMEASAAGKRLQ; encoded by the coding sequence ATGACCGCACCGCTATTTTTTGACCGCCCACAGGCCTTCCGATTCTGGCTGGAGTTACATGCAGCCACTGCGTCAGAGCTATTGGTAGGTTTTCATAAAGTAGCGACGGATAAAGCTTGTATGAGCTGGTCTGAGTCTGTGGATGAAGCTTTATGTTTTGGCTGGATCGATGGCAAACGTAAGCGTATTGATGAGCACAGTTACAGCATACGTTTTACACCCCGCAAAAAGAGCTCCATCTGGAGTCAAATCAATATAGATAAGATGGAAAACCTGCGAGCTCAAGGCCGGATGACAGCAGCTGGGGAGCTGGCTTTTTCCCACAGAACTGAACACAAATCTGCAATTTATGCGCATGAGCAGGCCAGTGTTGCCAGCTTGTCAGCAGAAGAACTACAGATTTTTCAGAGCAATGCTGCTGCCTGGTCGTTTTTTGTAGCTACACCGCCAGGTTATCAAAAGGTACTGCTGCACTGGATCTGCAGCGCCAAAAAAGCTGAAACCCGTTTATCCAGACTGGCTAAATTAATGGAAGCCAGTGCTGCAGGGAAAAGACTGCAATAG
- a CDS encoding TonB-dependent siderophore receptor → MSLFKLHKISLVALAVATSCYSAFLLADDSKAADEKEIEVITVKSQRGLISYVSASGAKSDTPIIETPLSVSVLTEERIADLGALTVQDALGYVSGLYNGPYGLDTRGDWSVIRGVSPVQYLDGLKSLFGYYNNVRTEPFGLSQIEILKGPSSVLYGQGSIGGIVNLVSKKPEAATSGQLWAQLGNYSRKQLAGDITGSLNDDETLQGRLVGVWRDSDTQTDFVPDNSKALAPSFSWQASDDTKVTMLGNWQERESGTSTQFFPHQGTILPNEFGQIPSNRFVSEPGFDRYDTEQQAATVIVEHNLTDDWDLRVASRYSDSHADYDTMYGWPPEFEDDNRTISRVAYLSNADARSITSDAQLHGDLQTGAVEHQLVMGFDYQNAYTDNDSFYGAGGLLDLYNPVYGQVTDLPTDADVTDYAANKVYQSGLYLQDNMKIADTWMVSAALRRDRTVSRTERADAESQYATTGRLGLMYLMDGGVSPYISYSESFEPLLGADAYGKAFKPQTGEQWEAGVKYQPDNTEHLLTAAVYQIKEQNRTTTLAADQLDDPELIDPNGQIQGGEVTAKGVELEAQLAWQQLDIYASYAYTDAYVSQSNTLGEEGADLSAVPEQQASVWATWRLAMVDGMKVGGGVRHVGKTSDGSAYVAMNGVVLNDPLTTPSYTLLDAMLGYEIGDYDLSLQVQNLTDKTVITSCLNRGDCFYGQRRSVSANLRYKF, encoded by the coding sequence ATGTCGTTGTTTAAACTCCACAAAATATCCTTAGTTGCTTTGGCTGTTGCCACAAGTTGTTATTCTGCATTCCTGCTGGCAGATGACAGCAAGGCCGCTGATGAAAAAGAAATTGAAGTGATCACGGTAAAAAGCCAGCGTGGTTTGATTTCTTATGTCAGCGCATCAGGTGCGAAGTCGGACACTCCTATTATAGAAACACCTCTGTCTGTATCAGTGCTGACAGAAGAGCGTATTGCTGATTTAGGCGCGCTGACGGTTCAGGATGCCTTGGGTTATGTGTCGGGTTTATACAATGGTCCTTATGGTCTGGATACCCGTGGTGACTGGTCTGTGATCCGCGGCGTGTCGCCAGTGCAGTATCTGGATGGTCTGAAATCCTTGTTTGGTTATTACAACAATGTGCGCACAGAGCCTTTTGGCTTATCGCAAATTGAGATTCTAAAAGGCCCAAGTTCAGTGTTGTATGGACAGGGTTCTATTGGCGGTATCGTTAATTTAGTCAGCAAAAAACCTGAAGCTGCCACCAGCGGTCAGCTTTGGGCGCAATTGGGTAACTATTCACGTAAACAACTGGCCGGAGATATCACTGGTTCACTGAATGACGATGAAACACTGCAAGGCCGTTTAGTTGGCGTATGGCGCGACAGTGATACTCAGACTGACTTTGTGCCGGACAACAGCAAAGCCTTAGCACCCTCTTTTAGCTGGCAGGCCAGTGACGACACTAAAGTGACAATGCTGGGCAACTGGCAGGAAAGGGAATCTGGCACCAGTACGCAGTTTTTTCCGCATCAGGGCACTATTTTACCCAATGAGTTTGGTCAGATCCCAAGTAACCGTTTTGTATCCGAACCTGGTTTTGACCGTTATGACACAGAACAACAAGCCGCTACAGTGATTGTTGAACACAATCTGACGGACGACTGGGATTTACGTGTCGCCAGCCGTTACAGTGACAGTCATGCTGATTACGACACTATGTATGGATGGCCTCCAGAGTTCGAGGATGATAACCGTACTATCTCCCGCGTGGCTTATTTAAGTAACGCCGATGCTCGTTCTATCACCAGTGACGCTCAGTTGCATGGCGATTTACAAACAGGCGCAGTAGAACACCAACTGGTAATGGGTTTTGATTACCAGAACGCCTATACCGACAATGACTCATTTTATGGCGCAGGTGGTTTGCTGGACCTGTACAACCCTGTGTATGGTCAGGTGACAGATTTGCCAACAGATGCTGATGTGACCGACTATGCAGCCAATAAGGTGTATCAGAGTGGCTTGTATCTGCAGGACAATATGAAAATTGCTGATACCTGGATGGTCTCTGCGGCGTTACGCCGTGACCGCACTGTCAGTCGCACTGAAAGGGCCGATGCTGAATCTCAGTATGCCACTACAGGTCGTCTGGGCCTGATGTATCTGATGGATGGCGGCGTCTCGCCTTATATCAGCTACAGCGAGTCATTTGAGCCGCTATTAGGCGCTGACGCTTATGGTAAAGCCTTTAAACCTCAAACCGGAGAGCAGTGGGAAGCCGGTGTGAAATATCAGCCTGACAACACAGAGCATCTGTTAACAGCTGCTGTCTATCAAATTAAAGAGCAAAACCGCACTACTACTTTAGCGGCTGACCAGTTGGATGACCCCGAACTGATTGATCCCAATGGCCAAATTCAGGGCGGGGAAGTCACAGCTAAAGGTGTGGAGCTGGAAGCTCAGCTGGCATGGCAACAACTGGATATTTACGCCAGCTATGCCTACACCGACGCCTATGTCAGCCAAAGTAATACATTGGGTGAGGAAGGTGCTGATTTATCTGCAGTGCCGGAACAGCAGGCTTCAGTTTGGGCGACCTGGCGTTTGGCTATGGTTGATGGCATGAAAGTGGGTGGTGGTGTGCGCCATGTAGGTAAAACATCAGATGGCAGCGCTTATGTCGCCATGAATGGTGTGGTGCTGAACGACCCGCTGACGACTCCTTCTTATACCTTGCTGGATGCCATGTTGGGCTATGAAATAGGGGATTACGATTTAAGCCTGCAGGTACAAAACCTGACGGACAAAACAGTGATCACCTCCTGTCTGAATCGTGGGGATTGTTTCTACGGTCAACGTCGTTCTGTCAGCGCTAACCTGCGTTACAAGTTCTGA
- a CDS encoding DUF4287 domain-containing protein, translated as MSDTEKVKGPASYFPSIEKKYGFAVQHWFDLLQNQQQLKHMEMVALLKDEHGIGHGHANALVAYFRSQTLE; from the coding sequence ATGTCTGATACAGAAAAGGTGAAAGGCCCGGCTTCGTATTTTCCTTCTATCGAGAAAAAGTACGGTTTTGCGGTTCAGCACTGGTTTGATCTATTGCAAAACCAACAGCAACTGAAGCATATGGAAATGGTAGCCTTGCTGAAAGACGAACATGGCATAGGCCATGGTCATGCGAATGCGCTTGTTGCATATTTTCGTAGCCAGACTCTGGAGTAA
- a CDS encoding diguanylate cyclase domain-containing protein encodes MSAKSKVRGRKVTVKRVSLDGVLKKNEEIKIDVARAAGELSSANTVLQQEKASVQAMKIALTQNVDAEDMVAKAAEDLKRVNIKLANEIAVRIGIESELDTMKTDLASVRDDLLQAQVSGLQAQQLALTDVLTGLPNRASFDQALTQGLAQAKRQGWGLAVMFIDVDNFKSINDSHGHDVGDRVLLTVANRLKSFIRDGDMVSRWGGDEFVCLLLEVKHENDVLRLASKLVQRVAEAVDLSGQILHIKISVGIALSPSDGETAALLIKHADKAMYKAKGTAQQVVLFRQLNEPD; translated from the coding sequence ATGTCAGCAAAATCGAAAGTGCGTGGGAGAAAGGTTACCGTCAAACGAGTATCGCTGGATGGGGTATTAAAAAAGAACGAAGAAATTAAAATAGATGTGGCCAGAGCTGCGGGTGAGCTTTCTTCAGCTAACACTGTTTTACAGCAAGAGAAAGCCTCGGTTCAGGCAATGAAAATAGCCCTGACGCAAAATGTAGATGCTGAAGATATGGTGGCTAAAGCTGCTGAGGATCTGAAACGAGTAAATATTAAACTTGCCAATGAAATTGCGGTGCGTATAGGCATTGAGTCTGAACTTGATACGATGAAAACGGACCTGGCGTCGGTGCGTGACGATTTATTGCAGGCTCAGGTGAGCGGGCTGCAGGCACAGCAGCTTGCACTGACTGATGTTCTGACAGGTTTACCAAACCGTGCCTCTTTTGATCAGGCTCTGACTCAAGGACTGGCTCAGGCTAAACGTCAGGGTTGGGGATTGGCAGTGATGTTTATTGATGTCGACAATTTCAAAAGTATTAATGACAGTCATGGCCATGACGTCGGCGACAGAGTGTTGTTAACAGTAGCAAACCGGTTAAAATCCTTTATCCGCGACGGGGATATGGTTAGTCGCTGGGGCGGCGATGAATTTGTTTGTCTGTTACTTGAAGTAAAACACGAAAATGACGTGTTGCGTCTTGCCAGCAAGTTAGTCCAGCGTGTTGCAGAAGCCGTTGATTTAAGTGGGCAAATACTGCATATAAAAATCAGTGTAGGTATTGCGCTTTCGCCTTCTGACGGTGAAACTGCGGCCCTTCTTATCAAACACGCAGATAAGGCCATGTATAAAGCAAAAGGCACAGCGCAACAGGTGGTGTTGTTCCGGCAGCTGAATGAGCCTGATTAA
- a CDS encoding Crp/Fnr family transcriptional regulator, producing the protein MSTKSKPHPQQNHFLAALDPEVQERLFPHLELVPLPLRSLMYESGRTMRHVYFPTDSIISLQYIMENGASTAILVVGNEGLLGISLLMSGQGTPSRSVVQSAGYAYRLPRAKVKEEFNRHGQLLLLMLRYTQALITQVAQTAVCNRHHSIDQQLCRWLLLSIDRLSNNQLNMTQEFISNMLGVRREGVTQAALKLQQQGVISYSRGLIKVLDRDKLEAMSCECYGVVKKETELLLPYLPQRQVIKNVAAIPVVILPTAKSG; encoded by the coding sequence ATGTCAACAAAGTCGAAACCGCACCCGCAGCAAAATCATTTTCTTGCGGCTTTAGATCCTGAAGTTCAAGAGCGTTTATTTCCGCATCTGGAATTGGTGCCACTGCCGCTTCGTTCTTTGATGTATGAGTCTGGCCGCACTATGCGCCATGTTTATTTTCCGACGGACTCTATTATTTCGTTGCAGTACATTATGGAAAACGGGGCTTCTACCGCCATATTAGTTGTTGGAAATGAAGGCTTGTTGGGGATTTCGTTGTTGATGAGTGGGCAAGGGACGCCAAGCCGCTCTGTGGTGCAAAGTGCTGGTTACGCTTATCGTTTACCGCGAGCTAAGGTGAAGGAGGAATTTAACCGCCACGGCCAGCTGTTGTTGTTGATGTTACGTTATACCCAGGCTCTGATCACGCAAGTGGCACAGACAGCTGTTTGTAACAGGCACCATTCTATTGATCAGCAACTGTGCCGTTGGCTGCTGCTGTCTATAGACCGTTTATCTAACAATCAGTTGAATATGACACAGGAATTTATCAGCAATATGTTGGGTGTCCGCCGTGAAGGGGTAACACAGGCCGCATTAAAGTTGCAGCAGCAGGGCGTGATTTCTTATTCGCGTGGTCTGATTAAGGTGCTGGACAGAGACAAACTCGAAGCCATGAGCTGCGAATGCTACGGAGTGGTAAAAAAAGAAACTGAATTATTACTGCCTTATCTTCCGCAGCGTCAGGTGATTAAAAATGTAGCTGCAATTCCTGTGGTCATATTGCCAACCGCTAAAAGCGGCTGA
- a CDS encoding DUF2784 domain-containing protein — translation MSRELLLLLLADVILVVHVLFVCFVVFGLVAVYLGYFLNWQWVRNLSFRLLHLLAIGIVVLQSWLGVICPLTIWEMALRKEAAAGTYAGSFIQHWLHQLLFYTAPDWVFILLYSAFGLLVLVSWFLVRPKRHFH, via the coding sequence GTGTCCAGAGAATTGCTACTTTTACTGCTGGCTGATGTGATTTTGGTCGTGCATGTTCTTTTTGTTTGTTTTGTAGTATTCGGGCTTGTTGCCGTTTATCTGGGCTATTTTCTGAACTGGCAGTGGGTTCGCAATCTTAGTTTCCGGTTACTGCATTTACTCGCTATTGGCATAGTGGTCCTGCAGTCCTGGCTGGGTGTGATTTGTCCATTAACCATTTGGGAGATGGCGCTAAGAAAAGAAGCTGCGGCAGGCACTTATGCAGGCTCTTTTATCCAGCACTGGTTGCATCAGTTGCTGTTTTACACTGCGCCGGATTGGGTATTTATACTGCTGTACAGCGCTTTTGGGCTATTGGTGTTGGTCAGCTGGTTTTTGGTGCGTCCCAAACGACATTTCCATTAA
- a CDS encoding DUF2937 family protein, with protein sequence MIGRLLDKLVFGVALIVSLQMPLLVDHYHQYLSGWYKATQWQVDGYEATAKTHQFANAQAMIENHLKNAEPSVRTDAEQKLATVELLADLSVGMDTFATGNLLEKMLFMLNPDRIHVLKDVVQNFKPGIPLNASGLAFGVVFALLLNFLIMLPFRFFGNGRVRQYS encoded by the coding sequence TTGATTGGAAGACTGCTCGATAAATTAGTTTTTGGTGTAGCGCTTATTGTTTCGCTGCAGATGCCGTTGCTGGTTGATCATTACCATCAGTATTTATCTGGCTGGTACAAGGCCACCCAATGGCAGGTGGATGGTTATGAAGCGACAGCGAAAACTCATCAGTTTGCTAACGCTCAGGCCATGATAGAGAACCATCTGAAAAACGCCGAACCCAGCGTGCGCACAGATGCAGAGCAAAAACTTGCGACAGTAGAATTACTGGCTGATCTCAGTGTGGGTATGGATACTTTTGCTACAGGCAACTTGCTGGAGAAGATGCTATTTATGCTGAATCCCGACAGAATTCATGTGCTGAAGGATGTAGTGCAGAATTTCAAACCAGGCATACCTCTGAACGCAAGTGGTTTGGCTTTTGGTGTGGTATTTGCTCTTCTGTTGAATTTTCTGATCATGCTGCCATTCAGATTCTTTGGTAATGGAAGAGTTAGGCAGTACTCATAG
- a CDS encoding class I SAM-dependent methyltransferase, protein MTQHLRDCSNGYEVVAPEFTKLREQSAIGVETIRRWAASLHQGAVILDLGCGCGFPIATTLSAEGFSLYAIDASERLAQEFHRRLPQAYVVCEAIEDSTFFGRKFDAVMAIGLIFLLPAEQQRGLIQKVALTLNPEGRFLFTAPVQRCNWTDVLTGQESRSLGCAEYQSICLQAGLGLVAEYEDEGQNCYYDMRVL, encoded by the coding sequence ATGACGCAACACCTTAGAGACTGCTCAAATGGCTATGAAGTCGTAGCTCCGGAATTTACAAAGCTGCGAGAGCAGTCTGCTATCGGTGTTGAAACAATTCGACGCTGGGCTGCTTCATTGCATCAGGGGGCTGTTATTCTTGATTTGGGTTGTGGCTGCGGCTTTCCAATAGCCACCACCTTATCAGCCGAAGGATTTAGCTTGTATGCTATAGATGCATCAGAGCGTTTGGCACAGGAATTTCACCGCCGCTTACCTCAAGCTTATGTCGTCTGTGAGGCTATAGAGGATTCCACTTTTTTTGGCCGAAAGTTCGATGCTGTGATGGCCATTGGTCTGATCTTTTTGTTACCAGCAGAACAGCAACGAGGGCTGATTCAAAAAGTCGCTTTGACGTTAAACCCAGAAGGCAGATTTTTATTCACAGCTCCGGTGCAAAGATGCAACTGGACAGATGTATTGACTGGCCAGGAATCACGTTCTTTGGGTTGTGCTGAGTACCAAAGTATATGTTTGCAAGCCGGACTTGGCCTGGTTGCTGAATATGAAGATGAAGGCCAAAACTGTTACTATGATATGCGTGTTTTGTAA
- a CDS encoding GNAT family N-acetyltransferase — protein sequence MIELRELKSDDREWLVRYLNNEQLVRYLASRIPQPYRFEDASWWVEVGSKEGAFVRAISFNGAFCGVIGVYTKEAEYAHVAELGYWVAQEYWNQGIASKAVADFTKLVFATTGIQRIYAVVSAPNKASIQVMHKAGYSLEGILKQAVQKQGQFYDEHLFAKIRSEQSEK from the coding sequence GTGATAGAGCTACGTGAACTGAAAAGTGATGACAGGGAATGGCTTGTTCGTTATCTGAATAACGAACAGCTGGTCAGATACCTTGCGTCCAGAATTCCACAACCCTATCGCTTTGAAGACGCGAGCTGGTGGGTTGAAGTGGGCAGTAAAGAGGGCGCTTTTGTCAGAGCTATCAGCTTTAATGGAGCATTTTGTGGTGTTATAGGTGTGTATACCAAAGAGGCTGAATATGCACATGTAGCAGAACTTGGGTATTGGGTCGCTCAGGAGTATTGGAACCAAGGAATTGCATCCAAAGCTGTGGCTGACTTCACCAAACTGGTGTTTGCAACTACAGGTATTCAACGTATTTATGCCGTGGTGTCTGCGCCAAACAAGGCTTCTATTCAGGTGATGCACAAGGCCGGTTACAGCTTAGAAGGCATATTAAAACAGGCGGTACAGAAGCAGGGGCAGTTTTATGATGAGCATCTGTTTGCAAAAATACGCAGTGAGCAAAGTGAAAAATGA
- a CDS encoding VOC family protein, whose translation MMNPSTITINIPVRQLERAVHFYSQLGFEPHPVFRGPDCQCMMVTEQIRIMVHLDSSLQHFTPKPISDPSLTTGVVLCLDCNNKAQVDDLVERAIAAGGSVYDAAQDLGFVYTHGFLDADGNAWRLNYMDPNVAMPE comes from the coding sequence ATGATGAATCCTTCAACTATCACTATTAATATCCCGGTTCGCCAATTAGAGCGTGCAGTGCATTTTTATAGCCAATTAGGCTTTGAACCTCATCCGGTATTTCGTGGTCCAGACTGCCAGTGCATGATGGTCACCGAGCAAATTCGCATCATGGTGCACCTGGATAGCAGCCTGCAGCACTTCACACCTAAACCAATAAGCGACCCTTCTTTAACTACAGGCGTAGTGTTGTGTCTGGACTGCAACAACAAAGCGCAAGTGGACGATCTGGTAGAGCGAGCTATTGCTGCAGGTGGCTCTGTTTATGATGCTGCGCAAGATTTAGGTTTTGTGTATACGCATGGTTTTCTTGATGCTGATGGCAACGCCTGGCGACTGAACTATATGGATCCGAATGTAGCTATGCCTGAATAA
- a CDS encoding helix-hairpin-helix domain-containing protein, with the protein MNPDKVIREKTVKLTDLPNIGKAGATDLVLLGIHRPDDLKGRDPYQMYDQLCAITAQRHDPCVIDVFISVTRFIEGDEPKPWWAYTAERKDRLEQK; encoded by the coding sequence ATGAATCCGGATAAAGTGATCCGCGAAAAAACAGTAAAGCTGACTGATCTGCCAAATATTGGTAAGGCAGGAGCTACGGATCTGGTTTTACTTGGGATCCACAGGCCAGATGACCTCAAAGGCCGTGATCCTTATCAAATGTATGATCAGCTTTGTGCTATCACTGCACAGCGACATGACCCTTGTGTCATAGATGTATTTATCTCCGTGACTCGTTTTATCGAAGGGGATGAACCAAAACCATGGTGGGCTTACACTGCAGAGCGAAAAGACAGGCTGGAACAAAAATAG